From Larus michahellis chromosome 5, bLarMic1.1, whole genome shotgun sequence, the proteins below share one genomic window:
- the CD8B gene encoding T-cell surface glycoprotein CD8 beta chain — MARPWLHLCICLQIPGFCTNLLLVQTPENILAQTNSKTEILCELKKEHTGVYWYRWSQERQNFEFLVFSSLLGKATYGTNISQDKFSVHGGSSHNSYSLHISNLHASDNGTYYCSVSQSSQLLLGSRTRLGVVDVLPVPRKTTRAPFSKKPVRCVTKRKAYSKKGACSPLVWVPLAASILVLLLSLVPIAHRFYRLRRRLWLRIHRQ; from the exons GTTTCTGTACAAATCTACTTTTAGTGCAGACTCCAGAGAATATTTTAGCCCAAACTAACAGTAAAACAGAAATCCTCTGTGAGCTGAAGAAGGAGCATACTGGGGTGTACTGGTACCGCTGGAGCCAGGAGAGGCAAAATTTCGAGTTCTTGGTATTTTCCAGCTTGTTGGGCAAAGCCACGTATGGCACAAACATCAGCCAGGACAAGTTTAGTGTCCATGGGGGGAGTTCCCACAACTCCTACAGCCTGCACATCAGCAACCTCCATGCCTCGGACAATGGCACCTATTACTGCTCCgtctcccagtcctcccagctcctcctgggcagcaggacACGTCTTGGTGTGG TTGATGTTTTGCCTGTGCCTCGGAAGACCACTCGGGCACCATTCTCCAAAAAACCCGTGCGGTGTGTAACGAAAAGAAAAGCTTACAGCAAGAAAG gtgcctgcagccccctggtctgggTCCCGCTGGCTGCCAGCATCCTGGTCCTCCTGCTGAGCCTGGTCCCCATCGCCCACCGCTTCTACC GTCTGCGGCGGAGGCTCTGGCTTCGCATCCACAGGCAGTAA